Proteins from a genomic interval of Acetobacterium woodii DSM 1030:
- a CDS encoding glycosyltransferase — protein sequence MKVNILFPVLDEERRLEKGILKTLIFLKKNNLFDYQLTIIDNGSTDATEAISRRLCEKHQAVHYLKTPERGVGVALRTGAADNSCEIIGYMDIDLSTKIDHLRDVKAIFENQPEVQIIKGSRLMKNSRVVGRKPSREFTSRGLNGLLHVVFKNHFSDALCGFDFYRKETFDQLISASSQDNGWFYCVELLLRAERKGIKVYDLPVIWKDDYDTKVKVVKTVVSYLKRIKLLKSEFVKEDRAARND from the coding sequence ATGAAAGTAAATATATTATTTCCCGTTCTCGATGAAGAACGGCGACTGGAAAAAGGCATTTTAAAAACGCTGATTTTTCTTAAAAAAAATAACCTCTTTGATTATCAGTTAACCATCATCGATAATGGTTCCACCGACGCAACCGAAGCGATCAGCCGGCGTTTATGTGAAAAACATCAGGCGGTACATTATCTAAAAACCCCAGAACGTGGGGTTGGTGTAGCGCTGCGAACCGGTGCGGCGGACAATAGTTGTGAAATCATCGGTTATATGGATATTGACTTATCGACAAAAATTGATCATTTGCGTGATGTTAAAGCGATTTTTGAAAATCAGCCGGAAGTCCAAATAATTAAAGGCTCACGGTTGATGAAAAATTCGCGGGTGGTGGGCCGCAAACCGTCAAGAGAATTTACTTCGCGGGGGCTTAATGGCTTGTTACATGTGGTGTTTAAAAATCACTTCAGCGATGCTCTCTGCGGTTTTGATTTTTACCGAAAAGAAACCTTTGATCAATTAATCAGCGCTTCCAGCCAGGATAATGGCTGGTTTTATTGCGTTGAGCTATTGCTGCGGGCGGAACGTAAAGGGATAAAAGTTTATGATCTGCCGGTTATTTGGAAAGATGATTATGATACTAAGGTAAAAGTGGTGAAAACTGTGGTATCCTATCTTAAACGAATAAAATTATTAAAGTCGGAATTTGTAAAAGAAGATCGGGCGGCAAGAAACGATTAG
- the mtnA gene encoding S-methyl-5-thioribose-1-phosphate isomerase, with product MKPVYYENGELKLIDQTKLPTTFIIHSYTDYREIATAITDMIVRGAPAIGVTAGYGVYFGALEYKDEPKDIFYDKMKEVCALLASTRPTAVNLFWAIKRMEAVIEANKDKDPTRLVEILKDEANAICSEDIQMCRDMGKHGAELIHYGDTILTHCNAGALATADYGTALGVIRAAHEAGKNISVYADETRPFLQGARLTAYELQADGIPVTLITDNMAGWMMKQGKIDGVVVGADRIASNGDVANKIGTYSVAVLAKAHGIPMYVAAPTSTIDFAMKSGDEIVIEERDCREISHIGGIQIAPDGVAMENPAFDVTPHQNITAIITEKGVVYPPYDINIPKLKDEI from the coding sequence TATCGGGAAATTGCGACTGCCATTACCGATATGATTGTTCGAGGCGCACCGGCGATCGGCGTAACAGCTGGTTACGGTGTTTATTTTGGGGCATTAGAGTATAAAGATGAACCGAAAGATATTTTTTATGATAAAATGAAAGAAGTTTGTGCTTTATTAGCATCAACCAGGCCGACGGCGGTTAATTTATTCTGGGCGATTAAGCGTATGGAAGCTGTGATCGAAGCCAATAAGGACAAAGATCCGACAAGGCTTGTGGAAATACTCAAAGACGAAGCCAATGCCATCTGTAGTGAAGATATTCAGATGTGCCGGGACATGGGAAAACACGGCGCCGAATTAATCCATTACGGGGATACGATTTTAACCCATTGTAATGCCGGGGCTTTGGCAACAGCCGATTATGGGACGGCTCTGGGAGTAATTCGGGCAGCGCACGAAGCGGGTAAAAATATTTCCGTTTATGCCGATGAAACCCGGCCTTTTTTACAAGGGGCGCGATTGACCGCCTATGAACTCCAGGCCGATGGTATCCCGGTAACTTTAATTACCGATAATATGGCTGGTTGGATGATGAAACAGGGGAAAATTGATGGGGTGGTGGTTGGTGCCGACCGGATTGCTTCCAATGGTGATGTGGCCAATAAAATCGGGACGTATTCGGTTGCCGTTCTGGCTAAAGCCCACGGGATTCCCATGTATGTGGCAGCTCCAACCTCAACGATTGATTTTGCGATGAAATCCGGCGACGAGATTGTGATTGAAGAACGGGACTGTCGCGAAATCAGTCATATTGGCGGAATTCAAATTGCTCCCGATGGGGTCGCGATGGAAAACCCGGCTTTTGATGTAACTCCGCATCAGAACATCACGGCGATCATTACCGAAAAAGGGGTGGTTTATCCGCCTTACGATATCAATATTCCCAAATTAAAGGACGAAATATGA